The following are from one region of the Pseudazoarcus pumilus genome:
- a CDS encoding peptide chain release factor 3: MADTPFPPDLVEDVRKRRTFGIISHPDAGKTTLTEKLLLFGGAIQLAGTVKARKSSRHATSDWMEVEKQRGISVTSSVMQFEYADHTINLLDTPGHQDFSEDTYRVLTAVDAAVMVIDAANGVEAQTIKLLEVCRLRNTPIITFINKLDREVKEPFDLLSEIEDVLRIECAPVTWPLGMGKRFGGVYHLLDDKVLRFVPGEEKRSEAEVIDGIDNPRLDADFPREIGQLRDDVELVSGASNPFSLEDFLAGRQTPVFFGSAINNFGVQEVLQALLDWAPPPQPRVAGVKGADARFVEPAEAPFTGFVFKIQANMDPRHRDRIAFFRICSGRYNSGMKVKHVRMGREMKLANALTFMANERVHKEDGVAGDIIGIHNHGQLQIGDTLSEGENLGFRGIPYFSPEMFRAARLRDPLKSKQLEKGLKELGEEGAIQVFELEGGNLLLGAVGQLQFEVVEQRLRDEYKVDAIFESADIYTARWLTFPDDLTRRNFEREQALRLGKDIDGNPVYLASTRYNLDVTMEKWPKVAFHATREHGEVL; the protein is encoded by the coding sequence ATGGCCGATACCCCTTTCCCGCCCGATCTGGTCGAGGACGTCAGGAAGCGACGCACCTTCGGCATCATCTCCCACCCCGATGCGGGCAAGACCACGCTGACCGAGAAGCTGCTGCTGTTCGGTGGCGCGATCCAGCTCGCCGGGACGGTCAAGGCGCGCAAGAGTTCGCGCCACGCCACCTCCGACTGGATGGAGGTGGAGAAGCAGCGCGGCATCTCGGTGACCAGCTCGGTGATGCAGTTCGAGTATGCGGACCACACCATCAACCTGCTCGATACGCCGGGCCACCAGGACTTCTCGGAAGACACCTATCGCGTGCTCACGGCGGTGGATGCGGCGGTGATGGTGATCGACGCGGCCAACGGCGTGGAGGCGCAGACCATCAAGCTGCTGGAGGTGTGCCGGCTGCGCAATACGCCCATCATCACCTTCATCAACAAGCTCGACCGCGAGGTCAAGGAGCCCTTCGACCTGCTCTCCGAGATCGAGGACGTGCTCAGGATCGAGTGCGCGCCGGTTACCTGGCCGCTGGGCATGGGCAAGCGCTTCGGCGGGGTCTACCACCTGCTCGACGACAAGGTGCTGCGCTTCGTGCCGGGCGAAGAAAAGCGTTCCGAGGCCGAGGTCATCGACGGCATCGACAACCCGCGCCTGGATGCCGATTTCCCGCGCGAGATCGGCCAGTTGCGCGACGACGTCGAACTGGTTTCCGGCGCGTCCAACCCGTTTTCGCTGGAAGACTTTCTGGCCGGGCGACAGACGCCGGTGTTCTTCGGCTCGGCGATCAACAACTTCGGCGTGCAGGAGGTGCTGCAGGCACTGCTCGATTGGGCGCCGCCGCCGCAGCCGCGGGTTGCGGGCGTCAAAGGGGCGGATGCGCGCTTCGTCGAGCCGGCCGAGGCGCCGTTTACCGGCTTCGTGTTCAAGATCCAGGCCAACATGGATCCGCGCCACCGCGATCGCATCGCCTTCTTCCGCATCTGCTCGGGGCGCTACAACTCGGGCATGAAGGTCAAGCATGTGCGCATGGGGCGCGAGATGAAGCTCGCCAATGCGCTGACCTTCATGGCCAACGAGCGCGTGCACAAGGAAGACGGCGTGGCCGGCGACATCATCGGCATCCACAACCACGGCCAGCTGCAGATCGGCGACACGCTGAGCGAAGGCGAGAACCTGGGTTTTCGCGGCATCCCGTACTTCTCGCCGGAGATGTTCCGCGCGGCCCGCCTGCGCGACCCGCTGAAATCCAAGCAGCTCGAGAAGGGGCTCAAGGAACTCGGCGAGGAGGGCGCAATCCAGGTCTTCGAGCTCGAGGGCGGCAATCTGCTGCTCGGCGCGGTCGGCCAGTTGCAGTTCGAGGTCGTCGAGCAGCGCCTCAGGGACGAATACAAGGTCGATGCGATCTTCGAATCCGCGGACATCTACACCGCTCGCTGGCTGACCTTCCCGGACGACCTGACGCGTCGCAATTTCGAGCGCGAACAGGCGCTGCGTCTGGGCAAGGACATCGATGGCAACCCGGTGTATCTGGCCAGTACCCGCTACAACCTCGACGTGACGATGGAGAAATGGCCCAAGGTGGCCTTCCACGCCACGCGCGAGCACGGCGAGGTGCTTTGA
- a CDS encoding flagellar brake protein yields the protein MAQANGNAQSPSDEAESAREEDRALEDIKLAIGDALHLQSQTEGGAGTRYTVKLIGYLRGKGLIVTTPTQDGKFLLMREGQNFVVRLFSGKSAYAFPATVFKVANVPYPHLHLTWPGHVKGLVVRSGARARVNLITAVTDVRGNARSGLIDNLSTGGCSLASKELVGRSEDRIHMTFRANVNEIEQYFQLDGVVRSVQRDVEIPGGTGNQHGIQFVDMPPQDQLALTAYVYHVLFEETA from the coding sequence ATGGCACAGGCGAACGGCAACGCTCAGTCACCCTCCGACGAAGCAGAATCTGCGCGCGAGGAAGACCGCGCGCTGGAGGACATCAAGCTCGCCATCGGCGACGCCCTGCACCTGCAGAGCCAGACCGAGGGCGGCGCAGGGACACGGTACACGGTCAAGCTGATCGGCTACCTCAGGGGCAAGGGGCTGATCGTCACGACGCCGACGCAGGATGGCAAGTTCCTGCTCATGCGCGAAGGACAGAACTTCGTCGTACGACTGTTCTCGGGCAAGAGCGCCTACGCCTTCCCGGCCACGGTTTTCAAGGTTGCGAACGTGCCCTATCCGCACCTGCACCTGACCTGGCCGGGCCATGTGAAAGGGCTGGTGGTGCGCAGCGGGGCACGGGCGCGGGTGAACCTGATCACGGCGGTGACCGACGTGCGGGGCAATGCACGCTCGGGACTGATCGACAACCTCAGCACCGGCGGCTGCTCGCTCGCATCGAAGGAGTTGGTCGGCCGCTCCGAGGACCGCATTCACATGACCTTCCGCGCCAATGTCAACGAAATCGAACAGTACTTCCAGCTCGACGGCGTCGTGCGCAGCGTGCAGCGTGACGTCGAAATTCCCGGCGGAACCGGCAACCAGCACGGTATCCAGTTCGTCGACATGCCACCGCAGGACCAGCTCGCGCTGACGGCCTACGTGTATCACGTGCTGTTCGAGGAAACCGCCTGA
- a CDS encoding aspartate aminotransferase family protein, whose amino-acid sequence MNVFEEWESEIRGYCRLYPTVFASASNARQVDEAGRSYVDFFAGAGVLNFGHNNPRMKKALIEFIEADGVAHSLDMYTVPKRAFVQKFADTVLRPRGMKYRMQFMGPTGTNAVEAALKLARRVTGRTTVVACSHGFHGMTLGSLACTANSYFRNAAGVPLEHVIRQPFGCDKPCEGCTMGCGPAAVDRLRAMFEDASSGLPKPAAFVVEPIQAEGGVHVASREWLHAVQTLAHDLGALLIFDDIQAGCGRTGTYFSFDGMELDPDIVCLAKGIGGFGTPLAMNLVKPEHDAHWSPGEHTGTFRGQGFSFVAGVEALKYFDDDELMSEVRRKGQRMREHLEGICADHGQRRFQVRGKGMMQAIDLGDGALAKDVAAKCFENGLLIGACGTGGRVLKLIPPLTIPDEDLTEGLELLSKSLRQVVGQAEEVPV is encoded by the coding sequence ATGAATGTCTTCGAAGAGTGGGAATCCGAAATCCGCGGCTATTGCCGGCTGTATCCGACGGTGTTCGCGTCGGCGTCGAACGCGCGCCAGGTCGACGAGGCGGGTCGTTCCTACGTGGACTTCTTCGCCGGCGCGGGGGTGCTCAATTTCGGCCACAACAACCCGCGCATGAAGAAGGCGCTGATCGAGTTCATCGAGGCGGACGGCGTGGCCCACAGCCTGGACATGTACACGGTGCCCAAGCGGGCGTTCGTGCAGAAGTTCGCCGACACCGTCCTGCGTCCGCGCGGCATGAAGTACCGCATGCAGTTCATGGGCCCGACCGGCACCAACGCCGTCGAGGCCGCGCTCAAGCTCGCGCGCCGCGTGACCGGGCGCACCACCGTGGTGGCCTGTTCGCACGGCTTCCACGGCATGACGCTGGGTTCGCTCGCGTGTACCGCCAACAGCTATTTCCGCAACGCCGCAGGCGTGCCGCTGGAGCACGTGATCCGCCAGCCCTTCGGTTGCGACAAGCCCTGCGAGGGCTGCACGATGGGCTGCGGCCCTGCGGCTGTCGACCGGTTGCGCGCGATGTTCGAGGACGCCTCCAGCGGCCTGCCCAAACCGGCGGCCTTCGTGGTCGAGCCCATCCAGGCCGAGGGCGGCGTACACGTGGCGTCCAGGGAATGGCTGCACGCGGTGCAGACGCTCGCGCACGACCTGGGTGCGCTGCTGATCTTCGACGACATCCAGGCCGGCTGCGGGCGCACCGGCACCTACTTCAGCTTCGACGGCATGGAACTCGATCCGGACATCGTGTGCCTGGCCAAGGGCATCGGCGGTTTCGGCACGCCGCTGGCGATGAACCTGGTCAAGCCCGAGCACGACGCGCACTGGTCGCCGGGCGAGCACACCGGCACCTTCCGCGGGCAGGGCTTTTCCTTCGTGGCCGGCGTCGAGGCACTCAAGTACTTCGACGACGACGAACTGATGAGCGAAGTGCGCCGCAAGGGGCAACGCATGCGCGAGCATCTGGAAGGCATATGCGCCGACCATGGGCAGCGCCGCTTCCAGGTGCGCGGCAAGGGCATGATGCAGGCCATCGATCTGGGCGACGGTGCGCTGGCCAAGGACGTGGCCGCGAAGTGCTTCGAGAACGGTTTGCTGATCGGCGCCTGCGGCACGGGCGGCCGCGTGCTCAAGCTGATTCCGCCGCTGACCATCCCGGATGAAGACCTCACCGAGGGGCTGGAGTTGCTGTCGAAGTCGCTGCGTCAGGTGGTGGGTCAGGCCGAAGAGGTGCCGGTATGA
- the ttdB gene encoding L(+)-tartrate dehydratase subunit beta, which translates to MSTQKKILTTPIKDEDLAELNVGDVVYLTGQLVTCRDVAHRRLIELGRDLPVNLEGGAIFHAGPIVRQKDDGSYEMVSIGPTTSMRMEKFEREFIARTGVKLVVGKGGMGAETAAGCLENKAVHAIFPGGCAVLAATQVEEIEDAQWKDLGMPETLWVNRVREFGPLIISIDTKGRNLIDENKARFNEKKKPILERINREVRFIK; encoded by the coding sequence GTGAGCACTCAAAAGAAGATCCTGACCACGCCGATCAAGGACGAAGACCTCGCCGAGCTCAACGTCGGTGACGTGGTGTATCTCACCGGCCAGCTCGTCACCTGCCGCGACGTCGCGCACCGCCGCCTGATCGAACTCGGCCGCGACCTGCCGGTGAATCTCGAAGGCGGCGCGATCTTCCACGCCGGCCCGATCGTGCGGCAGAAGGACGACGGCAGCTACGAGATGGTGTCCATCGGCCCGACCACCAGCATGCGCATGGAAAAGTTCGAGCGCGAGTTCATCGCCCGCACCGGCGTGAAGCTGGTCGTCGGCAAGGGCGGCATGGGTGCCGAGACCGCCGCCGGCTGTCTGGAGAACAAGGCCGTGCACGCGATCTTTCCGGGTGGCTGCGCGGTGCTCGCCGCGACCCAGGTCGAGGAGATCGAGGACGCGCAGTGGAAGGATCTGGGCATGCCCGAGACGCTGTGGGTGAACCGTGTGCGCGAGTTCGGCCCGCTGATCATCTCGATCGACACCAAGGGGCGCAATCTGATCGACGAGAACAAGGCGCGCTTCAACGAGAAGAAGAAGCCGATCCTCGAGCGCATCAACCGCGAGGTGCGCTTCATCAAGTAG
- a CDS encoding alpha/beta hydrolase: MFDLSLFGRLNFSHTKPTQPPFGPGRHYLGLSEERDYLLFVPESVDPTKPVKLLVLFHGAGGFPDKILKFFAEHAEREGFVILAPHSMLVTWDIVIGGSGPDIERLDKALSIVADHFDIDPQHFAFGGFSDGCSYSLFAGVTNGDLVSHVIAMSGGFLSVFMQHGAPKIFLSHGYQDEQLPFERAGKAKAEKLIEAGYDVHFVPFEGTHKLTPEIAQQAVDFFLDRDQPSSGKD; the protein is encoded by the coding sequence ATGTTCGATCTATCTCTCTTTGGCCGACTCAACTTCAGCCACACCAAGCCCACCCAGCCGCCGTTCGGCCCCGGCAGGCATTACCTCGGCCTTTCCGAAGAGCGCGATTACCTGTTGTTCGTGCCGGAAAGTGTCGATCCGACGAAACCGGTGAAGCTTCTGGTGCTGTTTCACGGCGCCGGCGGTTTCCCGGACAAGATCCTGAAATTCTTCGCCGAGCATGCCGAGCGCGAAGGCTTCGTGATCCTCGCGCCGCATTCGATGCTGGTCACATGGGACATCGTCATCGGCGGCAGCGGGCCGGACATCGAGCGTCTGGACAAGGCGCTGTCCATCGTCGCCGACCACTTCGACATCGACCCGCAGCACTTCGCCTTCGGCGGCTTCTCGGACGGCTGCAGCTACTCGCTGTTCGCCGGTGTCACCAACGGCGACCTCGTCAGCCACGTAATCGCCATGTCGGGCGGGTTCCTGTCGGTGTTCATGCAGCACGGCGCACCGAAGATCTTCCTCTCGCACGGCTACCAGGACGAGCAGTTGCCGTTCGAGCGCGCCGGCAAGGCCAAGGCCGAAAAGCTCATCGAGGCCGGTTACGACGTGCATTTCGTGCCGTTCGAGGGTACGCACAAGCTCACGCCCGAGATCGCGCAGCAGGCGGTGGATTTCTTCCTTGACCGGGATCAGCCGTCCTCCGGCAAGGACTGA
- a CDS encoding retropepsin-like aspartic protease family protein, which produces MDDPRSTRRLGRGMMFLASLALLGLLWLGFDGYLDNSWNPNRDLSVQEGQSELVLKRNRAGHYVAPGTINGEAVTFLLDTGATQVSVPAHLADALGLVPGTPARVSTANGSVTVRQTVIDELGLGPFLARNVRGHLNPGYRSDEILLGMSVLRNLEFTQRGDTLILRAPGR; this is translated from the coding sequence ATGGACGACCCCCGCTCCACCCGCCGCCTCGGGCGCGGCATGATGTTTCTCGCCAGCCTGGCGCTGCTTGGCCTGCTGTGGCTGGGCTTCGACGGTTATCTGGACAATTCCTGGAACCCCAACCGCGACCTCTCGGTACAGGAGGGGCAGAGCGAACTGGTGCTCAAGCGCAACCGTGCCGGCCACTATGTCGCCCCCGGTACGATCAACGGCGAGGCGGTGACCTTCCTGCTCGATACCGGCGCCACGCAGGTTTCCGTGCCGGCCCATCTGGCCGATGCGCTGGGTCTGGTGCCGGGAACGCCGGCGCGCGTGTCGACGGCCAATGGCAGCGTGACGGTGCGCCAGACGGTGATCGACGAACTCGGCCTCGGGCCGTTCCTGGCGCGCAATGTGCGCGGCCACCTCAATCCCGGCTATCGCTCCGACGAGATCCTGCTCGGCATGAGCGTGCTGCGGAACCTGGAGTTCACCCAGCGTGGCGACACGCTGATCCTGCGCGCGCCGGGGCGTTGA
- a CDS encoding tripartite tricarboxylate transporter substrate binding protein translates to MKRTHRNTSIIGMALGLAAAAAIGLGSASAAGYPEKSIDYIIPFNAGGESDISARFQQSVFKSVAGVEVVIQYMAGAGGAQAWSKLNSLPGDGYTMMGINLPHTVLQPMQKDVGYQTDDLTPVHYFHYTPDAIFAHVDSDFKTLKDLVEYAKKNPGMVTFSGSGSNSSNHLAQVRFDEMAGIKTTYIPFSGTGPAVTAVLGKQTLAGFNYAPSAIAHAGKMRMLAVASAERMPAFPDVPTFRELGYDIVGGAYRGVSVPASTPEDIRLRLSDIISKINADPGFKKKMEDGGFVLTDVGYRDMPKFVAEKKKEYAAMADKLGIKKQ, encoded by the coding sequence ATGAAAAGAACCCACCGCAACACATCCATCATCGGCATGGCACTCGGACTCGCCGCTGCGGCCGCCATCGGACTTGGCAGTGCGTCCGCCGCGGGCTACCCCGAGAAATCCATCGACTACATCATCCCGTTCAACGCCGGTGGCGAGTCCGACATTTCGGCCCGCTTTCAGCAATCGGTGTTCAAGAGCGTGGCTGGCGTTGAAGTCGTGATCCAGTACATGGCCGGCGCCGGCGGCGCGCAAGCGTGGTCCAAGCTCAATTCCCTGCCCGGCGACGGCTATACGATGATGGGCATCAACCTGCCGCATACCGTGCTGCAGCCGATGCAGAAGGATGTCGGTTACCAGACCGACGACCTGACGCCGGTGCACTACTTCCACTACACGCCGGACGCGATCTTTGCGCACGTCGACAGTGACTTCAAGACGCTGAAGGATCTCGTCGAGTACGCGAAGAAGAACCCCGGCATGGTGACCTTCAGCGGCTCCGGCTCGAATTCGTCGAACCACCTCGCGCAGGTGCGTTTCGACGAAATGGCAGGCATCAAGACCACCTACATCCCCTTCAGCGGCACCGGCCCGGCCGTCACGGCGGTACTCGGCAAGCAGACACTGGCCGGCTTCAACTACGCACCGTCTGCCATCGCACACGCCGGCAAGATGCGCATGCTCGCGGTCGCCTCCGCAGAGCGCATGCCGGCCTTCCCGGACGTGCCGACCTTCCGTGAGCTGGGTTACGACATTGTCGGTGGCGCCTACCGGGGCGTCTCGGTGCCTGCAAGCACGCCGGAGGACATCCGGCTGCGTCTGTCGGACATCATCAGCAAGATCAACGCCGACCCCGGCTTCAAGAAGAAGATGGAGGACGGCGGCTTCGTGTTGACCGATGTCGGCTACCGCGACATGCCGAAGTTCGTGGCCGAGAAGAAGAAGGAATACGCCGCGATGGCCGACAAGCTCGGCATCAAGAAGCAGTAA
- a CDS encoding tartrate dehydrogenase yields MKVYRIATIPGDGIGKEVVPAGQQVMEALAAASGRFGFEFENFDWGGDYYRQHGVMMPADGLDALRDKDAILFGSAGDPDIPDHITLWGLRLKICQGFDQYANVRPTRILPGIDAPLKRCKPGDLDWVIVRENSEGEYAGVGGRVHQGHPIEAATDVTLMTRVGVERVLRFAFRLAQSRPRRKLTVVTKSNAQRHAMVMWDEIAREIAREFPDVSWDKELVDAMTARMVNRPASLDTIVATNLHADILSDLAAALAGSLGIAPTGNIDPEHRYPSMFEPIHGSAFDIMGKGLANPVGTFWSVVMLLEHLGEHEAAAQLMRAIEAVTADTTMHTGDLDGTATTAQVTDRVCQLLFATRRKSA; encoded by the coding sequence ATGAAGGTCTATCGCATCGCGACGATTCCGGGAGACGGCATCGGCAAGGAAGTCGTGCCGGCCGGGCAACAGGTGATGGAAGCGCTCGCCGCCGCCAGTGGCCGCTTTGGCTTCGAGTTCGAGAACTTCGACTGGGGCGGCGACTACTACCGCCAGCACGGCGTGATGATGCCGGCCGACGGGCTGGACGCGCTGCGCGACAAGGACGCGATCCTGTTCGGTTCGGCCGGCGACCCGGACATTCCCGACCACATCACGCTGTGGGGCCTGCGGCTGAAGATCTGCCAGGGCTTCGACCAGTACGCCAACGTGCGCCCGACGCGCATCCTCCCCGGCATCGACGCGCCGCTAAAGCGCTGCAAACCGGGAGACCTCGACTGGGTGATCGTGCGCGAGAACTCGGAGGGTGAATACGCCGGCGTCGGCGGGCGCGTGCATCAGGGCCACCCGATCGAGGCTGCCACCGACGTCACGCTGATGACGCGCGTCGGCGTCGAGCGCGTGCTGCGCTTTGCCTTCCGGCTGGCGCAATCGCGCCCGCGCCGCAAGCTCACCGTGGTCACCAAGAGCAACGCCCAGCGCCACGCCATGGTGATGTGGGACGAAATTGCCCGCGAGATCGCGCGCGAATTCCCCGACGTGAGCTGGGACAAGGAGCTGGTCGACGCGATGACCGCGCGCATGGTCAATCGCCCGGCCTCGCTCGACACCATCGTCGCCACCAACCTGCACGCCGACATCCTGAGCGATCTGGCGGCTGCACTGGCAGGGAGCCTGGGCATCGCGCCCACCGGCAACATCGACCCCGAACACCGCTACCCGTCCATGTTCGAGCCGATCCACGGTTCGGCCTTCGACATCATGGGCAAGGGCCTGGCCAATCCGGTCGGCACCTTCTGGTCGGTGGTGATGCTGCTCGAACACCTCGGCGAACACGAAGCCGCCGCACAACTGATGCGCGCCATCGAGGCCGTGACCGCCGACACCACCATGCACACCGGAGACCTGGACGGGACGGCAACGACCGCGCAGGTCACCGACCGGGTGTGCCAGCTGCTGTTTGCCACGCGCCGCAAGAGCGCCTGA
- a CDS encoding LysR substrate-binding domain-containing protein — translation MANDILPNDLGFFSVLASSGSLSAAARELGITTPAVSKHLAQMEARLGMPLVVRTTRRMSLTPEGQLYLEHARRILGEIDEMAQLLGGSRSEPVGLLRVNATLGFGRSHVAPLISRFVRKYPKVEVQLQLSVNPPPLTDDAFDVCVRFGEPPDARVIARRIAPNRRVLCASPAYLAKHGTPREPRDLLQHNCIGIRQGDEAYGLWRLTPARGRNPSAEAIKTRGSLATNDGEIAVSWALDGHGILLRAEWDIERYLQSGRLVQVLPQYRTPDADIYAVYPQHHQSAPRVRAFVDFLVLSISQQASQ, via the coding sequence ATGGCGAACGATATCCTGCCAAACGATCTTGGTTTTTTTTCGGTGCTCGCCTCGTCCGGCAGCCTCAGCGCCGCCGCGCGCGAGCTCGGCATCACGACGCCGGCCGTCAGCAAGCATCTGGCGCAGATGGAAGCGCGCCTCGGCATGCCGCTGGTCGTGCGCACCACGCGGCGCATGAGCCTGACCCCGGAGGGGCAGCTTTATCTGGAGCACGCGCGGCGCATCCTCGGCGAGATCGACGAGATGGCGCAGTTGCTCGGCGGCTCGCGCAGCGAGCCGGTCGGCCTGCTGCGCGTCAATGCCACGCTCGGCTTCGGGCGCAGCCACGTCGCGCCGCTGATTTCGCGCTTCGTGCGCAAATACCCGAAGGTGGAAGTGCAGCTGCAACTGTCGGTGAACCCGCCGCCGCTCACCGATGACGCCTTCGACGTGTGCGTGCGCTTCGGCGAGCCGCCCGACGCGCGCGTGATCGCACGCCGCATCGCGCCCAACCGCCGCGTGCTGTGCGCGTCGCCCGCCTACCTCGCAAAGCACGGCACGCCGCGCGAGCCGCGCGACCTTTTGCAGCACAACTGCATCGGCATCCGCCAGGGGGACGAGGCCTATGGCCTGTGGCGGCTCACGCCCGCGCGTGGTCGCAACCCCTCGGCCGAGGCCATCAAGACGCGCGGCAGCCTCGCGACCAACGACGGCGAGATCGCCGTGAGCTGGGCGCTGGACGGCCACGGCATCCTGCTGCGCGCGGAATGGGACATCGAACGCTACCTGCAGAGCGGCCGTCTGGTGCAGGTGCTGCCGCAGTACCGCACGCCGGACGCCGACATCTACGCGGTGTACCCGCAACACCACCAGTCGGCCCCGCGCGTGCGTGCCTTCGTCGACTTCCTCGTGCTGTCCATCTCGCAGCAGGCTTCGCAGTGA
- the ttdA gene encoding L(+)-tartrate dehydratase subunit alpha: MEETANRDAAVQQLTDVMWKFTAYIGKRLPTDVTAKLADLRSKETHPLAAAVYQSMKENQEAADRLDRPSCQDTGVIQYFINAGARFPLLGELEDILRNATLEATRQGPLRHNAVETFDEKNTGTNTGSKIPWLDWEIDPKGDSATIDVYMAGGGCTLPGAAKVLMPGEGYEGVAEFVFDVITSRGVNACPPMLVGVGVSTSAETAARLSKKAILRPVDSRHPNANAARMEELLEEGLNEVGLGPQGLTGNASVMGVNIESSARHPSTIGVAVSTGCWAHRRGRIRINADLSYEILSHEGVAL, encoded by the coding sequence ATGGAAGAAACTGCAAACCGGGACGCCGCCGTCCAACAACTGACCGACGTGATGTGGAAGTTCACGGCCTACATCGGCAAGCGCCTGCCAACCGACGTGACCGCCAAGCTGGCGGACCTGCGTTCGAAGGAAACGCACCCGCTGGCCGCCGCCGTGTACCAGTCGATGAAGGAAAACCAGGAAGCGGCCGACCGCCTCGACCGGCCGAGCTGTCAGGACACCGGCGTGATCCAGTACTTCATCAACGCCGGCGCGCGCTTTCCGCTGCTCGGCGAACTGGAGGACATTCTCCGGAACGCCACGCTGGAGGCCACGCGTCAGGGCCCGCTGCGCCACAACGCGGTCGAGACTTTCGACGAGAAGAACACCGGCACCAACACCGGTTCGAAGATTCCCTGGCTGGACTGGGAGATTGACCCCAAGGGTGATTCAGCCACCATCGACGTGTACATGGCCGGTGGCGGCTGCACCTTGCCGGGCGCGGCCAAGGTGCTGATGCCGGGCGAGGGCTACGAGGGCGTGGCCGAGTTCGTGTTCGACGTGATCACCTCGCGCGGCGTCAATGCCTGCCCGCCGATGCTGGTCGGCGTGGGCGTGTCGACCTCGGCCGAGACCGCCGCGCGGCTGTCGAAGAAGGCCATCCTGCGCCCGGTCGATTCGCGCCACCCCAACGCCAACGCGGCGCGCATGGAAGAGTTGCTCGAAGAAGGCCTCAACGAAGTCGGCCTCGGCCCGCAGGGGCTCACCGGCAACGCCAGCGTGATGGGCGTGAACATCGAGTCCTCCGCGCGCCACCCCTCGACCATCGGCGTGGCGGTGTCGACCGGCTGCTGGGCGCACCGGCGCGGACGCATCCGCATCAACGCCGACCTGTCCTACGAAATCCTTTCGCACGAGGGGGTCGCACTGTGA